In one Electrophorus electricus isolate fEleEle1 chromosome 21, fEleEle1.pri, whole genome shotgun sequence genomic region, the following are encoded:
- the atp6ap2 gene encoding renin receptor: protein MMHRPSVLVTFAALANVLAGVSGDRLTVLRSPQYVRFREGQWPLSGEKVPDLVSLTMGFSVQEDLDWPGLGAGSLFQRPRANVLIAVRGVGSLDLPSNASSYPLENPVPFTLDSVANTIHTLFAESTPVVLQLAPSQERLYMMGMANTVFEDLPVTLQQIRARLSQDGSVLHTLPLRSLSRNNEADLLFLSEVQVLHDICALLLRHKHLARDQAPDLFSLELAGLEELARRYGTDSSQFQDSTKILATALQKFADDVSGVYGNNAVVEVVTVKTFEAPLTRKARSILESNRGSNPGSPYNRAYKYNFDYAVIFNIVLWLVIAMALAVLVIAYNLWNMDPGYDSIIYRMTNQKIRMD, encoded by the exons ATGATGCATCGTCCGTCTGTTCTCGTTACGTTTGCCGCTCTTGCGAATGTATTGGCAG GGGTGTCTGGAGACCGCCTAACGGTGCTACGCAGCCCGCAGTACGTGCGCTTCAGGGAGGGCCAATGGCCCCTTTCGGGAGAGAAGGTTCCAGATCTGGTGTCACTGACCATGGGGTTTTCTGTCCAGGAG gatctTGATTGGCCAGGCCTAGGAGCAGGTTCCCTGTTCCAGCGTCCTCGTGCCAACGTGCTGATCGCAGTGCGTGGCGTCGGCAGTTTGGATCTTCCCTCCAACGCCTCCTCTTACCCCCTGGAAAAT CCTGTGCCCTTCACCCTGGACAGCGTGGCCAACACCATCCACACACTGTTTGCCGAGAGCACCCCAGTGGTCCTGCAGCTCGCCCCTAGCCAGGAG aggctGTACATGATGGGCATGGCGAACACCGTGTTTGAGGACTTGCCTGTCACTCTGCAGCAAATCCGAGCACGTCTGTCACAGGATGGATCAGTGCTGCACACACTGCCCCTGCGCTCCCTGAGCCGCAACAATGAg GCTGACCTGCTCTTCTTGTCTGAGGTTCAGGTGTTGCATGACATCTGCGCACTG tTGCTGAGGCACAAGCACTTGGCTAGAGACCAGGCCCCTGACCTCTTCTCCCTGGAGCTGGCCGGCCTGGAGGAGCTCGCCCGCCGCTACGGCACCGACTCCTCCCAGTTCCAGGACTCCACCAAGATCCTGGCCACTGCACTGCAGAAG TTTGCTGATGACGTGTCTGGTGTCTATGGAAACAATgcggtggtggaggtggtgacgGTGAAGACGTTTGAGGCCCCGCTCACCCGGAAGGCACGCTCCATCCTGGAGAGCAACCGCGGG AGTAACCCAGGAAGCCCCTACAACCGGGCCTACAAGTACAACTTTGACTATGCCGTCATCTTCAACATCGTCCTCTGGCTGGTGATCGCCATGGCTTTAGCCGTGCTCGTCATCGCCTACAACCTGTGGAACATGGACCCCGGCTATGACAGCATCATCTACAGAATGACCAATCAGAAGATCCGAATGGATTAA